A portion of the Edaphobacter lichenicola genome contains these proteins:
- a CDS encoding LLM class flavin-dependent oxidoreductase, translating into MQIGIDSFAALVADPITGEIVTAQQRIAHLLEEIELADKVGLDHFGLGEHHRSEYLDSAPAIILAAAASRTKNIRLTSAVTVLSAADPVRVFQEFATLDLISGGRAEIVAGRGSFIESFPLFGLKLEDYDDLFAEKLDLLLTLRESTNVNWSGKHRAPLTGQGVYPRPIQNPLPVWLGVGGTPESFVRAGALGLPLMVAIIGGEPHRFRPLIDIYREAGRRAGHAPESLKVGIHALGYVADTDQQASDDFFPGYAEAFTKIGKERGWPPVTRSQFEALRRPTGALMVSDAETVAAKLVQMNEALGGVSRVSFQMSVAALRHDKLMHAIELLGTKVAPIIRKALP; encoded by the coding sequence AGTTGCAGACCCAATCACCGGCGAAATCGTCACCGCGCAGCAGCGCATCGCTCACCTCCTCGAAGAGATCGAGCTGGCAGATAAAGTTGGCCTCGACCACTTCGGCCTCGGCGAGCACCACCGCAGCGAGTACCTCGACTCAGCCCCCGCTATCATCCTCGCCGCCGCTGCCTCGCGTACAAAAAACATTCGCCTTACCTCTGCCGTTACCGTCCTCAGCGCCGCAGATCCCGTGCGCGTCTTTCAAGAGTTCGCCACTCTCGACCTCATCTCCGGTGGCCGCGCCGAAATCGTCGCAGGCCGCGGTTCCTTCATCGAATCCTTCCCTCTCTTCGGCCTCAAGCTCGAAGACTACGACGACCTCTTCGCGGAAAAACTCGACCTCCTCCTCACTCTTCGCGAATCCACCAACGTCAACTGGTCCGGCAAACATCGCGCCCCACTCACCGGCCAGGGAGTCTACCCGCGCCCGATCCAAAACCCGCTTCCCGTCTGGCTCGGAGTAGGCGGCACGCCTGAGTCCTTCGTCCGCGCCGGAGCACTCGGCCTTCCCCTCATGGTCGCCATCATCGGCGGCGAGCCTCACCGCTTTCGTCCGCTCATCGACATCTACCGCGAAGCAGGCCGACGCGCCGGTCACGCACCTGAGTCCCTCAAGGTCGGCATCCACGCACTCGGTTATGTAGCCGACACAGACCAGCAAGCCTCCGACGACTTCTTCCCCGGTTACGCCGAGGCCTTCACCAAGATCGGCAAAGAGCGTGGCTGGCCCCCGGTCACGCGCAGCCAGTTCGAAGCGCTCCGCCGCCCGACCGGCGCCCTCATGGTCAGCGATGCCGAGACCGTAGCCGCAAAACTCGTCCAGATGAACGAGGCCCTCGGCGGCGTCTCCCGCGTCAGCTTCCAGATGAGCGTCGCCGCCCTCCGTCACGACAAGCTTATGCACGCCATCGAACTCCTCGGCACCAAGGTCGCCCCCATCATCCGCAAGGCCTTGCCGTAA
- a CDS encoding patatin-like phospholipase family protein — MSLQRTIITHAVLASFVSFFATGIARSQTASQPEPAPAAVPAPSTAPALQSREVPGSGKHRPRVALVLEGGGALGFAHIGVIDYLEQHHIPVDLVVGTSMGGLIGGLYASGRSPDELRALMQSIDWDIAIGGRTPFRDLSYRRKQDREDFPNRLDFGLKHGLSLPEGLNSGQEVGLILDNATLADYNLASFNDLPIPFRCVATNMTTGRMYVFDRGSLGQAMRATMSIPGVFVPVVINGQLFTDGGSVDNLPVDVARANGADIVIASYLDTGSTGTKRPGSFLSTAGSSISIMVAANEMHSLENADVLISSDLKGITSSMYADSAKIAPKGTEAAAKKAKLLENYSVSDEEWAEYIKQRDARRKINVPNPQFLAVSGEVPAANAEIEHRLAPEVVNKPVDTKYLDQAMTRLVGNGTLNAAGYSIVDRNGVPGLAVTAYPKSYGPPFLNLGINIDGSDTEDVLFGMAARVTFTNFGGYRAEWRNDAFFGSSYGLKSEYYRPFTAHTRFFYAPRAYVTSTRFDFYNEGSRTSQYQIAQNGFGFDGGYTWARGAELRVGQDEYWYSVSKRIDFDDLSIPAQLQSVSTLQFNYLGADNAVLPFSGANVYFHVARHEPNKGNDPFTLADARVAYYVPIRTKNAIFVTAAGGTSFGAAPEVTDLQGFPLGGPFRLGSYGKNELLGNQYWLFQGGYERRLFKFNPLIGEGLYAVAFMEGGKVYNNLNAADTLISEAWDGSFAVVARTALGPIYVGGAAGDNDHRKWWFGLGRTF; from the coding sequence ATGTCGTTGCAACGAACAATCATCACCCATGCTGTGCTCGCGTCTTTCGTATCCTTCTTCGCAACTGGAATCGCACGAAGCCAGACCGCTTCGCAACCCGAACCCGCCCCAGCCGCCGTTCCAGCCCCGAGCACAGCTCCCGCGCTTCAGTCCCGCGAAGTTCCTGGCAGTGGGAAACATCGTCCCCGCGTCGCTCTCGTGCTTGAAGGCGGAGGCGCACTCGGCTTCGCTCACATCGGCGTCATCGACTATCTCGAGCAGCATCACATCCCCGTCGATCTCGTCGTCGGCACCAGCATGGGCGGTCTCATCGGAGGCCTCTACGCCTCCGGCCGCTCCCCCGACGAGCTCCGCGCCCTCATGCAAAGCATCGACTGGGACATCGCCATCGGCGGCCGCACCCCATTCCGCGATCTCAGCTACCGCCGCAAGCAGGATCGCGAAGACTTCCCCAACCGTCTCGACTTCGGCCTCAAGCACGGCCTCTCCCTACCCGAGGGCCTCAACTCCGGTCAGGAGGTCGGCCTCATCCTCGACAACGCCACGCTCGCCGACTATAACCTCGCCAGCTTCAACGATCTCCCCATCCCCTTCCGCTGCGTCGCCACCAACATGACCACCGGCAGAATGTATGTCTTCGACCGCGGCTCCCTCGGCCAGGCGATGCGCGCCACCATGTCCATCCCCGGTGTCTTCGTGCCCGTAGTCATCAACGGCCAACTCTTCACCGACGGCGGCTCCGTCGATAACCTTCCCGTCGACGTTGCCCGCGCCAACGGCGCCGATATCGTCATCGCCAGCTATCTCGACACCGGCTCGACCGGCACCAAGCGACCAGGCTCCTTCCTCTCCACTGCCGGCAGCTCCATCAGCATCATGGTTGCCGCCAACGAGATGCACAGCCTAGAAAACGCCGATGTGCTCATCAGCTCCGACCTCAAAGGCATCACCAGCTCCATGTACGCCGACTCCGCCAAGATCGCACCCAAGGGTACCGAGGCAGCCGCCAAGAAAGCCAAGCTCCTCGAAAACTACAGTGTCAGCGACGAAGAGTGGGCCGAATACATCAAGCAGCGCGACGCTCGCCGCAAAATCAACGTGCCCAACCCACAGTTCCTCGCCGTCTCTGGAGAAGTTCCCGCCGCCAACGCAGAGATCGAACACCGTCTCGCCCCAGAGGTCGTCAACAAACCCGTCGACACCAAGTACCTCGATCAAGCGATGACGCGCCTGGTTGGCAACGGCACACTCAACGCCGCCGGCTACTCCATCGTCGATCGCAACGGCGTCCCCGGACTCGCCGTCACTGCCTACCCCAAGTCGTACGGGCCGCCTTTCCTCAACCTCGGCATCAACATCGACGGCTCCGACACCGAGGACGTCCTCTTCGGCATGGCCGCACGCGTCACCTTCACCAACTTCGGCGGCTACCGCGCCGAGTGGCGCAACGACGCATTCTTCGGCTCCAGCTACGGCCTCAAAAGCGAGTACTACCGCCCCTTCACCGCACACACGCGCTTCTTCTACGCCCCCCGCGCCTACGTCACCAGCACTCGCTTCGACTTCTACAACGAAGGCTCCCGCACCTCGCAGTATCAGATCGCACAAAACGGATTCGGCTTCGATGGCGGCTACACCTGGGCACGCGGCGCAGAACTCCGCGTCGGCCAGGACGAGTACTGGTACTCCGTCAGCAAACGCATTGACTTCGACGACCTCTCCATTCCCGCCCAGCTCCAAAGCGTCTCTACCCTGCAGTTCAACTACCTTGGAGCGGACAACGCCGTCCTTCCCTTCAGCGGAGCCAACGTCTACTTCCACGTAGCGCGTCACGAACCCAATAAAGGCAACGACCCCTTCACCCTCGCTGACGCCCGCGTCGCCTACTACGTTCCCATCAGGACCAAGAACGCCATCTTCGTCACCGCCGCTGGTGGCACCAGCTTCGGCGCAGCACCCGAGGTCACAGACCTCCAGGGCTTCCCGCTCGGTGGCCCGTTCCGCCTGGGCTCCTACGGCAAAAACGAACTTCTCGGCAATCAATACTGGCTCTTCCAGGGTGGCTACGAGCGCAGACTCTTCAAGTTCAATCCGCTCATCGGCGAAGGTCTTTACGCTGTCGCCTTCATGGAAGGCGGCAAGGTCTACAACAACCTCAACGCCGCAGACACCCTCATCTCCGAAGCCTGGGATGGCAGCTTTGCCGTCGTCGCCCGCACCGCGCTCGGCCCCATCTACGTCGGCGGAGCCGCTGGAGACAACGACCATCGCAAGTGGTGGTTTGGCCTTGGCCGCACCTTCTAG